From one Plasmodium knowlesi strain H genome assembly, chromosome: 11 genomic stretch:
- a CDS encoding rhomboid protease ROM7, putative has protein sequence MNLLILLAIATCLTIGNAFLHRGINYKRTGHAKISNKPTVIQYHHALHKTHTRKGVKKIYSFKRHVSEIWNNIKTRRIENYMEDFFQTQQVKNTLQNNFLCFKHLFNKCKLDRVIIAVNVALYFYLNRIDKDDEKKIFFHKGNLLEVKEQKAEKYKCNYHDVYKTKNFKTFFTSLFIHKNILHLYFNMSSLISIYKIISQIYTNGQIFVTFILSGVLSNIISYICYVREKKENVLLKNLILTNTSNENNFLVNKNNKIICGSSSCIYSLYGMHITYIIFFYFKHNYIVNSNFLYNFFYSFVSSLLLENVSHLNHVLGFFCGFFFSSLIVLFDRNA, from the coding sequence ATGAACCTTCTAATCCTACTCGCAATTGCAACGTGCCTTACGATAGGAAACGCATTTCTGCACAGAGGGATCAATTATAAGCGGACAGGACATGCGAAAATAAGCAACAAACCCACGGTCATACAATACCACCATGCCCTTCACAAAACACATACAAGGAAGggagtgaagaaaatttactcTTTCAAGAGACACGTATCAGAAATATGGAATAACATTAAAACGAGGAGGATAGAAAATTATATGgaagatttttttcaaacgCAGCAAGTAAAGAATACGcttcaaaataatttcctctgTTTTAAACACCTATTTAATAAGTGTAAGCTGGACAGAGTAATTATAGCTGTTAATGTGGCcctgtatttttatttgaataGAATTGATAAAGATGATgagaagaagattttttttcacaaggGGAATTTATTGGAGGTAAAAGAACAGAAGgcagaaaaatacaaatgcaATTATCACGATGtttacaaaacaaaaaattttaaaacatttttcacttccctttttattcacaaaaatatattgcatttatattttaatatgAGTTCTCTAATTtccatatataaaataatttcgcaaatatatacaaatggcCAAATATTTGTTACATTCATCTTGTCAGGTGTCCTGTCCAACATTATATCGTACATTTGTTACgtgagagaaaagaaggaaaatgtacttttgaaaaatttaattttgaCAAATACTtccaatgaaaataatttccttgtaaataaaaataataaaattatctGTGGAAGCAGTTCCTGTATTTATTCCCTTTATGGAATGCATAtcacatatattatatttttttactttaaacATAATTATATTGTGAACAGTAattttttgtacaattttttttattcatttgtttCATCTCTGCTTCTCGAAAATGTCAGCCACTTGAACCATGTGTTGGGCTTCTTCTGtggttttttcttctcctccctcATAGTGCTCTTTGACAGGAATGCCTAG
- a CDS encoding Sas10 domain-containing protein, putative translates to MAKNKERVSVDTRKIKFVENSESEDIEIEEGDDSDVGNNVSSSDDILSDDGHEESSLGGSGKKKKKKNIADDGDDDDNDDDDDDDNDGNYADSDEEDDGQPDRQGDGEFVRVPWKKDKQNYYQYESEDSTSDDEEGNKERIKEAMYLSRKQKENLKEDDFDLYGMYDEDKEGKSGKGANELYTVHEKENIIKKLISDMNAEMKGKKKQVGEEFDQAEHMEENDKIENVVMSEREEYKILLKELSLNIQKVYNELKENKRLFQFKDINEHNVNQADINKNTLLYLKKKNETMLTYIIYITYYVFLKIMNAYTHNHPVLDKLIYMNTIIAKTNELDNKIKFKIQQLNKSSSGRQLGEVDASGSEEARAPKRVGRRMSAEEEEDEEEDEDDEEEEEVEEDEEEEEEEEEDDDDDDGDDDEEDDDEDDDDDEEEADEDEMADSAEEPQGGKGKKYKISKSLITEYTDSHIREREKEEKKKKREKMKNERNIFLKEIKDMVSTRPEKIEEENYFKKMEEKLMNFDEKILKKKIKALSKKKNKMSNLKNVGMTSNDLLKFVELPEMNEEADRKNNMDETKMFRNNINKMKQMKKMKGANNANDDFVSFKKFERNTKWSNSHQNEELGKSNHFMSTKNLQNEIDDENIKNMLSLKKKKKEEKKLLKDQMNKEIRKKLVDEENEINDRRMPSKNILQNRGLVRKRKSTDGNARVHNKQKYIKKMKMYSGQHAKLKVHENNYSGEKRGINPYLKKSIDIK, encoded by the coding sequence atggcgaaaaataaagagcGCGTATCCGTTGATACCAGGAAGATTAAATTTGTAGAGAACTCAGAATCGGAAGATATAGAAATTGAGGAGGGGGATGACAGCGATGTTGGAAATAATGTTAGCTCCAGCGACGACATCCTGAGTGACGACGGGCATGAAGAATCCTCGCTGGGaggaagcggaaaaaaaaagaaaaaaaaaaatatagcagatgatggtgatgacgatgataatgatgatgatgatgatgacgacaaTGATGGTAACTATGCGGACAGTGATGAGGAAGACGACGGACAGCCCGATCGCCAGGGCGATGGCGAATTCGTTCGCGTGCCATGGAAGAAGGATAAACAGAATTACTACCAATACGAGAGTGAAGACTCAACGagcgatgatgaagaaggcAACAAGGAGAGAATCAAAGAAGCCATGTACCTCAGCAGGAAGCAGAAAGAAAACTTGAAAGAAGATGATTTCGATTTGTATGGCATGTACGATGAAGACAAAGAGGGAAAATCGGGAAAGGGAGCCAACGAATTGTACACCGtccatgagaaggaaaacataattaaaaagctAATCAGCGATATGAACGCggaaatgaaaggaaaaaaaaaacaggtgGGTGAAGAATTTGACCAAGCTGAACatatggaagaaaatgataaaatagaaaatgtaGTAATGAGCGAGCGAGAGGAATACAAAATTCTGTTAAAAGAACTCTCCCTGAATATCCAAAAAGTTTACAATGAActtaaggaaaataaaaggctCTTCCAATTTAAGGATATTAACGAACACAATGTTAACCAAGCAGATATCAATAAGAACACACTCCTATATctcaagaagaaaaatgaaacgaTGCTAActtatattatatacataacCTACTATGTCTTTCTTAAAATAATGAATGCCTATACACACAACCACCCAGTTTTGGATAAGCTAATTTACATGAACACCATAATTGCGAAGACTAATGAGCTGGATAATAAAATTAAGTTTAAGATTCAGCAGTTGAACAAGTCGTCCTCGGGTCGGCAGCTGGGCGAGGTGGATGCGTCGGGAAGCGAAGAGGCCAGAGCCCCCAAGCGGGTCGGTCGACGCATGTCCgcggaggaagaagaagatgaagaagaagatgaagatgatgaggaggaagaggaagttgAAGAAgacgaggaggaggaggaagaagaagaagaagacgatgatgacgatgatggtgacgatgatgaagaggatgacgacgaggatgatgacgatgatgaggaagaagcGGATGAGGACGAAATGGCAGACTCCGCAGAGGAACCCCAAGGGGGCAAGGgcaaaaagtacaaaatcAGCAAGAGCCTCATAACCGAGTACACGGACAGCCACATccgggaaagggaaaaggaggaaaagaaaaaaaaaagagaaaaaatgaaaaacgaaaGAAACATATTCCTCAAGGAAATTAAAGACATGGTGTCCACAAGaccagaaaaaatagaagaagaaaattactttaaaaaaatggaagaaaaattaatgaactttgatgaaaaaatcttaaagaaaaaaatcaaagccctaagcaagaagaaaaacaaaatgagcaaTTTGAAAAACGTCGGAATGACATCAAATGATTTGCTAAAGTTTGTGGAATTGCCAGAGATGAATGAAGAAGCGGATAGGAAGAACAACATGGACgaaacaaaaatgtttaGAAACAatattaacaaaatgaagcaaatgaagaaaatgaaaggagcAAACAACGCCAATGATGATTTCGTTTCCTTTAAGAAGTTTGAAAGAAACACAAAATGGAGCAACTCGCATCAGAACGAAGAGCTTGGTAAATCCAATCATTTCATGAGCaccaaaaatttacaaaacgaAATAGACGacgaaaatattaaaaatatgttaagcttgaaaaagaagaaaaaagaagaaaagaaattactCAAGGATCAGATGAACaaagaaataagaaaaaaattagtcgatgaagaaaacgaaattaACGATAGAAGAATGCcgagcaaaaatattttacaaaatagaGGACTCgtaaggaagagaaaatcaACCGATGGAAATGCAAGGGTTCACAATAAACAAAAGTACatcaaaaaaatgaaaatgtacaGCGGCCAGCACGCCAAATTGAAGGTCCATGAAAATAACTATTCAGGAGAGAAGAGGGGAATAAATCCCTACCTGAAAAAATCTATAGATATCAAATAA
- a CDS encoding zinc finger protein, putative has translation METTTNNQTSPLKEEADISPLDETIQVKSMCINCEQEGLNKIAKLHIPYFKNVLIHSFECGFCNYRNNVIQDLNTIKEKGVKIIFQISQREHMDRQLIKSEYGVLKIPQIDFEIPKDTQKGSINTIEGFLQTALSNLTEYLRNLKHMYCEANGLPEGAPIEGEQPQSGQGPNGEPGVEAHNVEGEIINKSERGENAHGEDARATDQMSQGDKSADSNLQGQQMTIENYIKLIESTVHKLSTYVVSKEPMFTIEIIDPSGLSSLEHYDEDLQKGTVTVEHYKRSKQELNEMGFYEEDFESKNEGANLETNGGKEKEDHVMEKVKKENFDFIKKYVHMNDARGNGVSSSVNSGTAVRYENISEDEEGKLIESFTSNCPCCNYMGSNNFCEINIPGFKKCLIMSYVCANCNFKTSEIKSSGEINPKGKKITLTVRSKSDLNRFVIKSDTASIHIPIVDLTSDYGTLGGTLTTIEGLILKIIESLEDKFKFLLGDSSTNTHGHNQGGEQTNDNVLPGSKINNDESVTNKIKTLIANLYKLCKTEELCPFDLVIDDIASNSYISSDDIMHDENLKEEEYERTFEQNDVLGLTSMNTENY, from the coding sequence ATGGAGACCACAACGAATAACCAGACATCGCCTCTGAAGGAAGAGGCTGACATAAGCCCACTGGATGAAACCATCCAAGTTAAATCCATGTGCATCAATTGCGAGCAGGAAGGACTAAACAAGATAGCAAAGTTGCATATCCCATACTTCAAGaatgtattaatacattCTTTTGAGTGCGGATTCTGCAACTACAGAAATAATGTTATTCAAGATTTAAACacgataaaggaaaaaggagtaaaaataatattccaAATTAGCCAACGTGAGCATATGGATAGACAACTCATTAAGTCTGAATATGGAGTTTTGAAGATTCCACAAATTGACTTTGAGATTCCGAAAGATACACAGAAGGGGTCCATAAATACCATCGAGGGTTTTTTGCAGACTGCCCTTAGTAACCTCACCGAATATCTCAGAAATTTGAAGCACATGTATTGTGAGGCCAATGGGCTCCCAGAAGGGGCACCCATCGAGGGGGAGCAACCACAGTCAGGCCAAGGCCCCAATGGGGAACCTGGCGTAGAAGCTCACAACgtggaaggagaaattatCAATAAGTCTGAACGTGGAGAAAATGCTCATGGAGAAGATGCACGTGCAACAGACCAAATGAGCCAGGGGGATAAATCTGCTGATAGTAATTTGCAGGGACAACAAATGACCATAGAAAATTATATAAAGCTAATCGAGTCCACAGTTCATAAATTATCCACCTATGTCGTTTCCAAGGAACCGATGTTCACCATAGAAATTATTGACCCGTCAGGACTGAGCTCCCTAGAGCATTACGATGAAGATCTGCAAAAAGGCACCGTCACGGTGGAGCATTACAAACGAAGCAAACAGGAGCTAAACGAAATGGGATTTTATGAGGAAGACTTTGAGAGTAAAAATGAGGGAGCTAATTTGGAGACAAATGGAggcaaagaaaaggaggaccaTGTAATGGAAAAAgtcaagaaggaaaatttcgattttattaaaaagtaTGTCCACATGAATGACGCTAGGGGTAACGGTGTAAGTAGCAGTGTGAATAGTGGCACGGCCGTGCGATACGAAAATATAAGCGAAGACGAGGAAGGGAAGTTAATAGAGTCCTTCACCTCCAATTGCCCCTGCTGTAACTACATGGGCTCCAACAACTTCTGCGAAATTAATATACCAGGTTTTAAAAAGTGCTTAATTATGTCCTATGTATGCGCCAACTGCAACTTCAAAACGAGCGAAATTAAGAGCAGCGGGGAGATCAATcctaaagggaagaaaattacCCTCACTGTAAGAAGTAAAAGCGACTTAAATAGATTCGTAATCAAGTCAGATACGGCATCTATTCACATCCCCATTGTGGACCTCACGTCGGATTATGGAACTCTCGGTGGTACTCTCACCACCATCGAGGGCTTGATTCTGAAAATTATTGAATCGCTGGAGGATAAATTTAAGTTCCTACTTGGGGATTCTAGCACAAACACGCACGGCCACAACCAGGGAGGAGAGCAAACGAACGATAATGTACTTCCCGgaagcaaaataaataatgacGAATCTGTCacgaataaaataaaaaccctAATTGCCAACTTGTACAAGTTGTGCAAAACGGAGGAATTGTGTCCTTTCGATCTTGTCATTGACGATATTGCATCGAACAGCTACATATCAAGTGATGATATTATGcatgatgaaaatttaaaagaagaggaatacGAAAGAACGTTTGAGCAAAATGATGTGCTAGGCCTCACATCAATGAATACGGAAAATTACTGA